ATTAAATTAATTATTTTCCGAAAATATTTCCAAGGATGCTTCCTAATCCGCCGCCGCCTTGCTGTTGCTGATTTCCACCACCACCAAGTACGCTTCCTAAGATATCATTCAATGGATTTCCTGATGACTGAGCTTGTCCATTATTCCCCAAAACACTTCCAAGAATGTCATTTAATGGATTAGATTGTTGAGCTTGTGCCTGATTAGAAGCATTTCCTAAAATTCCTCCTAAAAGATCTCCTAAACCTCCGGCACCCACGTTACTTTGTTGTTTTTGTTGACCAATATATCCCATTACAACCGGAGCCAACATGGCAAGAATAGGTCCTATCTTATCTATTGAGATTCCTGTATTTTGTGATAACTGATTTTCTACGGTGCTCTTTTGTCCACCAAAGATATGGTCAAGGATAGATCCACCCTCAGCCTGTCTGGCTTCAATTTGTGAAGGATCATTTAAGATACTTCCATTGTGGTCTTTGTCTAAAGCACTGTTTAATGCTTCCGCTTCTTTAGCATCCTGAGATTTATTTCTTAAATAAGAAATGATGAGAGGAGTAGCTACTGCCAATAAAGCAATTACCTGGTTTCTATTGATTCCGAATTTGTTTTCAGCCTGTTCAGCAACCTGGTTGCTAGTGTTCCCTGTAAGTAGGTCTAATAAGCTCATTGTTTGTGTTTGTTAAAGTATTAATTGACTCAAAGTTATCAAAAAATGTGCCTGATAAAATACTCCGGATTCATAATTATTGTTAAAGTTTTTCTGATCTCCCATTTGAAATAGTCTATGGATTTTTCTCTGAAAGATACTCCTCAACAAAACAAAATAGAAAGGAGAAAAATTGTTAAACAATAAAGTATAAAATTTCTGCCTGAGTCTTAGTTCTTTATAATAGGAACATTAGAGCACGCTTCTCCAAACATCAGAGATTTTACAATAGGTTTCAGCTGCTCTACCAACTCAATATAAGCGTTTTCAGGAATTTCTTTATCTGAACATCCTTTTACCAGAACTCTTTTTCCTCTCATGTCTTCAAAATCATAGGTCTGGATCGCATTATGCATCAAAATAACCTCCAGATCTTCACGGTTTCCGAATACAATTTTCTTGGAGACATCAGTAAGCTTAGCTGTCAATACAAAATAAGCCCAAAGTGGAATAATAGTGTCTACAGAATTGTATATATAGATGTAAGAATCTCTGTATTCTTCAACGTTGATTGCTTCTACTTTTTCACGGAAATCCTTTTCCTTCAGAATCATTTCCTGGAAAAGAAAATCTTTAAGGTCAATACCTTTTCTTTCCCCTTTTGGAAGCAAAGTGGTAAGGTCAAAATTCACAAGGCCGCTTTCAGCAACTTTATTTCGTATTTCAAATTCTTCTGACATTTTTATCATTATCTTTGAACAAATTTACGAATTAAGATCAATATACATTTTAATTTGTTCTCTATCCTTACCATAGAAACTGCCCATGATTTAAAGAAACAGGTTGTTTTTATCGGTTATTAAAACAAATAAAGATTTCGGAAGAAATGAAATATTACATTATTGCAGGAGAAGCTTCCGGTGATCTTCATGGAAGTAATTTGATGAAAGCTCTTAAACAAAAGGATCCAAATGCGGAGTTCAGGTTTTGGGGCGGTGATCTGATGAAAGCTCAGGGCGGAACATTGGTAAAACACTATCGTGATCTGGCATTCATGGGGTTTTTGGAAGTAGTCATGAACCTGAGAACCATTTTAAATAATATTAAATTCTGCAAAGAAGATATTCAGAACAACAGACCTGATGTTTTAATTCTGGTGGATTACCCGGGATTTAACCTAAGGATTGCCAGATTTGCCAAAGAATTGGGTATTAAGGTAGTTTATTATATTTCACCACAGCTTTGGGCCTGGAAAGAGGGGAGAGTGGAAATTATTAAAAAATATGTGGATGAAATGATGGTAATTCTTCCGTTTGAGGAAGATTTTTACAGAAAACATGGTGTACATTCACATTTTGTTGGTCATCCTTTGCTGGATGCAATCTCTGATTTAAAGGAAATCAATATTGATGGTTTTAAGAAAGAAAATGGACTGAACGAAAAAGAAATTATTGCACTTTTACCAGGCTCCAGAAAACAGGAAGTTGAAAAAATGCTTGAAATCATGCTTTCTGTAAGACCGCATTTTAAAAATTATCAGTTCGTTATTGCTGGAGCACCAAGTCTTCCTAAAGAATTTTATGAGAAATATGTGGATGATAATGTACACTTTGTTTCGAATAGAACATATGATCTGCTGAGGTGCTCAAAAGCGGCTTTAGTAACTTCAGGAACTGCTACATTAGAAACAGCTCTGCTGAATATTCCTGAAGTGGTTTGTTATCGCGGAAGCACTGTTTCTTATGCCATTGCCAAAAGATTGGTTAAAAATATAAACTATATTTCCCTGGTGAATCTTATCATGGATAGGGAAGTCGTAAAAGAACTTATCCAGAGTGATCTGAATACTAAAAATCTGGTGGACGAACTCAACAAAATTTTAGAAGGAAAAAAAAGAGAACAGGTCCTGAACGACTATAGCCTTTTGAGAGAAAAGCTTGGGGGGAGCGGAGCCAGTGATCATGCAGCTGAGGTGATTTTAAATGTCTGAGAAGAATCTCAGGAAATATAATTCCTTTATTACAATGAAACATATAAAGAATGTTCTATTATTAATTGCCTGTACCATTTTCTCAATAAGCTTTGCTCAGAAAGAAACAGCATTGAGAGATAAAGTTCAGATTTTTTATTATGGCTGGTATGGAAACCCAAAAACTGATGGAAGCCTACAACACTGGAATCACGAAATTATCCCGCACTGGAGCAATCCTAAATGGAATAATCTTGAGAATCACAAAGGCGGGGATGATATTGGTGCCAACTTTTATCCGGCATTAGGTAATTATAGCTCCAATGATAAAGCAATCATAGAGAAGCACATGAAGATGATTAAAGATTCTGGTGTAGGGGTTGTGGTGGTGAGTTGGTTGGGAAAAGATTCTTTTACTGATAAAAGCTTGATGAAGTATCTGGACATTGCAGACCGTTTTAATTTGAAAATAGCATTTCATATAGAGCCTTTCTATAAATCAATTACAGAGTTTAGAGAGCAGCTTTCTTATCTTGTTAAAACATATGGCCATCATCATGCTTTTTATAAAAAAGACGGAAAGCCTCTGTATTACGTGTATGACAGTTATAAAATAGCTCCGGAAGAATGGTCAAAGTTGCTTTCTAAAAATGGAGAGAAGACTGTACGCAATACGGAACTGGATGCATTATATATTGGATTATGGGTAGAAGAAAAAGATTCTGCATTTTTCAATACAACCGGATTTGATGGTTTTTACACTTATTTTGCCAGTGAAGGTTTTGTGTATGGAAGCACAACTTCCAATTGGAATTTTATGGCTCAATACGCGAAAGATCATCATCTTATTTTTATTCCATGTGTTGGTCCAGGCTATTCAGATACAAGAATCAGACCTTGGAATGAAGCCAACTTTAAAAGCCGGGATAATGGCAAATATTACGAAAAGATGTTTGATGCTGCGATTAAAGTCAATCCTGAATTTATAGGAATTACTTCATTTAACGAATGGCACGAAGGCACACAAATAGAGCCTGCAATTCCTAAAAAGACTGGAAGTTTCATCTACGAAGACTATGGAAAAGATCCATGGATGTATATCAAAGAAACGAAACGTTTAACGGATAAGTTTTTGAAAGGAAAGTAAAACTTTTAGCCTAAACGTAATTTCATAGCAAAAAAATAAGCGCCCTGTTAATCTCTTTGAAGATAGCAGGGTGTTTTATTAGTAATTACAGTGATAGTAATCAAATATTCAATTTCCTATATTGGTGATATAAACAATTGAAATTGAATAAGGAACCGTTACTGATTTTAGTTCTCTATTTTATTCTTGGAATTTTTTTTCAGGATACATTTTTATTGGGAAAAGGATGGATCTATGGTGTAATTATTATAAATGTTGGGATTTTAATTTCTCTATTCTTCAACACATATTTTCTCCATAAGATCAAAGTTATTTTGCTTGGGATACTGTTTTTTGGAATAGGTGTAGTTCTTCATTTCTGTAATTCTTTGCCTCAAAAAATGGCAATATCTGTGAATAAAAATGAGACTATTGTTTTTAAAATTTCTCAGAAATTAAATTCAACAGAAAAATATAAGAAATATGAAGGGATCGCTCAATTAGGGAAGAATAGCTTTAATTCGATGGTTTACATCCCGAAAAATCATGAAGAATTAGATTATGAACATTACTACAAGGCTGAAGCCTATATTGCACAACCCCAACAGCCACAATATGATTTCCAGTTCAATTATGCACACTATTTGAAACGAAAGAATATTGACTATCAGGCTTATATTTCAAAAAACATTTCTTCTATAGAGCGAAATGATCTGAGTTTTATAGAGCAGATCAAACAATACAGAGCCCATGTTCTAAAGAAAATTGACAAAACAGAAATGTCCGGGAGTACCAAAGAATTTTTAAAAGGAATTATCCTGGCAGACCGAACGGAGATGGAGGCAGCAACTGTACAGGATTTTAACAGATCTGGGTTGGTTCACCTATTGGCTATTTCAGGAACCCATATCGTGATTATTTTTGGACTTTTTTATTTTTTGATGACCCGTTGTATTCCTTTACAATTCAGAAAATATGCGATTATTTTTAGTTTAGTTTTTATTTGGCTATTTGCTTTATTTATTGGATTTGGTAACTCCGTGTTGAGGTCCTGTATCATGTTGAGTGTATATTTTATGTTTGTTTTATTA
This Chryseobacterium sp. G0162 DNA region includes the following protein-coding sequences:
- a CDS encoding DUF937 domain-containing protein is translated as MSLLDLLTGNTSNQVAEQAENKFGINRNQVIALLAVATPLIISYLRNKSQDAKEAEALNSALDKDHNGSILNDPSQIEARQAEGGSILDHIFGGQKSTVENQLSQNTGISIDKIGPILAMLAPVVMGYIGQQKQQSNVGAGGLGDLLGGILGNASNQAQAQQSNPLNDILGSVLGNNGQAQSSGNPLNDILGSVLGGGGNQQQQGGGGLGSILGNIFGK
- a CDS encoding DUF2480 family protein translates to MSEEFEIRNKVAESGLVNFDLTTLLPKGERKGIDLKDFLFQEMILKEKDFREKVEAINVEEYRDSYIYIYNSVDTIIPLWAYFVLTAKLTDVSKKIVFGNREDLEVILMHNAIQTYDFEDMRGKRVLVKGCSDKEIPENAYIELVEQLKPIVKSLMFGEACSNVPIIKN
- the lpxB gene encoding lipid-A-disaccharide synthase → MKYYIIAGEASGDLHGSNLMKALKQKDPNAEFRFWGGDLMKAQGGTLVKHYRDLAFMGFLEVVMNLRTILNNIKFCKEDIQNNRPDVLILVDYPGFNLRIARFAKELGIKVVYYISPQLWAWKEGRVEIIKKYVDEMMVILPFEEDFYRKHGVHSHFVGHPLLDAISDLKEINIDGFKKENGLNEKEIIALLPGSRKQEVEKMLEIMLSVRPHFKNYQFVIAGAPSLPKEFYEKYVDDNVHFVSNRTYDLLRCSKAALVTSGTATLETALLNIPEVVCYRGSTVSYAIAKRLVKNINYISLVNLIMDREVVKELIQSDLNTKNLVDELNKILEGKKREQVLNDYSLLREKLGGSGASDHAAEVILNV
- a CDS encoding glycoside hydrolase family 99 protein; translation: MKHIKNVLLLIACTIFSISFAQKETALRDKVQIFYYGWYGNPKTDGSLQHWNHEIIPHWSNPKWNNLENHKGGDDIGANFYPALGNYSSNDKAIIEKHMKMIKDSGVGVVVVSWLGKDSFTDKSLMKYLDIADRFNLKIAFHIEPFYKSITEFREQLSYLVKTYGHHHAFYKKDGKPLYYVYDSYKIAPEEWSKLLSKNGEKTVRNTELDALYIGLWVEEKDSAFFNTTGFDGFYTYFASEGFVYGSTTSNWNFMAQYAKDHHLIFIPCVGPGYSDTRIRPWNEANFKSRDNGKYYEKMFDAAIKVNPEFIGITSFNEWHEGTQIEPAIPKKTGSFIYEDYGKDPWMYIKETKRLTDKFLKGK
- a CDS encoding ComEC/Rec2 family competence protein; translation: MNKEPLLILVLYFILGIFFQDTFLLGKGWIYGVIIINVGILISLFFNTYFLHKIKVILLGILFFGIGVVLHFCNSLPQKMAISVNKNETIVFKISQKLNSTEKYKKYEGIAQLGKNSFNSMVYIPKNHEELDYEHYYKAEAYIAQPQQPQYDFQFNYAHYLKRKNIDYQAYISKNISSIERNDLSFIEQIKQYRAHVLKKIDKTEMSGSTKEFLKGIILADRTEMEAATVQDFNRSGLVHLLAISGTHIVIIFGLFYFLMTRCIPLQFRKYAIIFSLVFIWLFALFIGFGNSVLRSCIMLSVYFMFVLLQRKPDLLHSLALSAFIILILDTQQLFDVGFQLSFVAVLGIFWLNQPLLKYFPRADNYFKKLIFNTITISLSAQLATLPLVLYYFHQFSFVSIAANFIIIPFSELIIVFSFLMTLLIVFGLDFGFIDKLYDGVIQLLLKSIHWFASADMVFIKNISMNLMEVISVLIAIYLLRALILNLNFKNSMNFIIAVLAFMMIRIGCNIIENQKEEVLLHSFSKNKIISIKKGSKACFWIQDKADREKVLQFIIEPYCSSRRIDHFEIKQIPFSTKKIVFGDHVYDMK